A single region of the Prevotella sp. HUN102 genome encodes:
- the argS gene encoding arginine--tRNA ligase has translation MKIENQITTAVLAGVKELYGADVPAQMIQLQKTRTDFEGNLTLVAFPLLKTSRKKPEDTAQEIGGYLKRNCGAVADFNVVKGFLNLVIAPAAWMGLLNEIHADEKFGEKSVTEESPLAMVEYSSPNTNKPLHLGHVRNNLLGWSLAKIMEANGYKVVKTNIVNDRGIHICKSMLAWQKWGEGITPEKAGKKGDHLIGDFYVAFDKHYRAELKELTDRFIAEGLDEEAAKARAEKESPLMQEAHEMLVKWESNDPEVRRLWEMMNNWVYAGFDETYKALGVSFDKIYYESNTYLEGKKKVEEGLAKGLFIRKDDNSVWADFTNEGLDQKLLLRSDGTSVYMTQDIGTADMRFKDFPIDKMIYVVGNEQNYHFQVLSILLDRLGFKWGKDLVHFSYGMVELPNGKMKSREGTVVDADELIEAMISDARKTSDELGKFKDMSEEEKSEIARVVGLGALKYFILKVDARKNMLFNPEESIDFNGNTGPFIQYTYARIRSILRKAADQSIAVPASLADDAPLNEKEVALIQKMNDFEGVVAQAGIDYSPSGIANYCYELTKEFNQFYHDYSILNAENEDEKIVRLVLAQNVAKVIKNGMALLGIEVPERM, from the coding sequence ATGAAGATAGAAAATCAGATAACAACCGCAGTACTCGCTGGCGTGAAAGAACTCTATGGTGCCGACGTACCGGCACAGATGATTCAGTTGCAGAAAACCCGTACCGACTTTGAGGGCAATCTTACGCTCGTGGCTTTCCCACTCTTGAAAACCTCGCGCAAGAAGCCCGAAGACACGGCACAGGAAATAGGCGGGTATCTGAAGCGGAACTGCGGGGCTGTTGCTGATTTCAATGTCGTCAAGGGATTCCTCAATCTCGTCATCGCACCGGCTGCGTGGATGGGCTTGCTCAACGAAATACACGCTGACGAGAAGTTCGGCGAGAAGAGCGTAACGGAGGAAAGCCCGCTGGCAATGGTGGAATATTCCTCTCCGAACACCAACAAGCCTCTGCACTTGGGGCACGTGCGCAACAACCTGCTCGGTTGGTCGCTCGCAAAGATTATGGAAGCGAACGGCTACAAGGTGGTGAAGACCAACATCGTGAACGACCGCGGCATCCATATCTGCAAGTCTATGCTCGCTTGGCAGAAGTGGGGCGAGGGCATCACGCCCGAGAAGGCCGGCAAGAAAGGCGACCATCTGATCGGCGACTTCTACGTTGCCTTCGACAAGCACTACCGTGCCGAGCTGAAAGAGCTTACCGACAGGTTCATTGCCGAGGGTCTGGACGAGGAAGCGGCGAAGGCGCGTGCCGAAAAGGAATCTCCCCTGATGCAGGAAGCCCACGAAATGCTCGTGAAGTGGGAGTCCAACGACCCCGAGGTGCGCCGTCTCTGGGAAATGATGAACAACTGGGTGTATGCAGGTTTCGACGAGACATACAAGGCTCTCGGCGTAAGTTTCGACAAGATTTACTACGAAAGCAACACCTATCTCGAAGGAAAGAAGAAGGTGGAGGAGGGTTTGGCAAAGGGACTCTTCATCCGTAAGGACGACAATTCCGTATGGGCGGACTTTACCAACGAGGGACTCGACCAAAAGCTGTTGCTCCGCAGCGACGGCACATCCGTCTATATGACACAGGACATCGGTACTGCCGATATGCGTTTCAAGGATTTCCCCATCGACAAGATGATCTACGTCGTGGGAAACGAGCAGAACTATCACTTCCAAGTGCTTTCAATCCTCCTCGACCGTCTCGGCTTCAAGTGGGGAAAGGACCTCGTCCACTTCTCCTACGGTATGGTGGAGCTGCCTAACGGAAAGATGAAGAGCCGTGAGGGAACGGTGGTCGATGCCGACGAACTGATTGAAGCAATGATTTCCGATGCCCGGAAGACATCCGACGAACTCGGAAAATTCAAGGATATGAGCGAGGAAGAGAAGAGCGAGATAGCCCGTGTGGTGGGCCTCGGCGCATTGAAATACTTCATACTCAAGGTGGATGCCCGTAAGAATATGCTCTTCAATCCGGAGGAATCAATCGACTTCAACGGAAATACCGGTCCGTTCATCCAATATACTTACGCCCGCATCCGCAGCATTCTGCGCAAGGCAGCCGACCAGAGCATCGCCGTTCCGGCTTCATTGGCGGACGATGCTCCGCTCAACGAGAAGGAAGTGGCATTGATTCAGAAGATGAACGACTTTGAGGGCGTGGTGGCTCAGGCCGGAATTGATTACAGTCCGAGCGGCATTGCCAACTATTGCTACGAGCTTACCAAGGAGTTCAACCAGTTCTATCACGATTACAGCATTCTCAATGCAGAGAATGAAGACGAGAAAATCGTTCGTCTGGTGCTCGCGCAGAACGTTGCCAAGGTCATAAAGAACGGTATGGCACTCTTGGGAATCGAGGTTCCCGAACGTATGTAA
- a CDS encoding RNase H family protein, translating to MLRNPPSNRHDTVLPLPLEVKANAWAVDAGCSGNPGPMEYQCVDLATGATVFHYGPVWGTNNIGEFLAIVHALALMDKQGIRDKVIYSDSYNAILWVKKKKCKTTLERTPKTEELYQVIARAEQWLRAHAVTVPLIKWETKTWGEIPADFGRK from the coding sequence ATGCTCCGGAATCCACCATCCAATCGCCACGACACCGTATTGCCTTTGCCGCTCGAGGTAAAGGCGAATGCGTGGGCTGTGGATGCCGGTTGCTCCGGAAATCCCGGTCCGATGGAGTATCAGTGTGTGGATTTGGCTACCGGTGCCACCGTGTTTCATTACGGTCCTGTGTGGGGAACGAACAATATCGGCGAGTTTCTCGCCATCGTCCACGCTTTGGCACTGATGGACAAGCAGGGAATCAGGGACAAGGTTATATACAGCGACTCCTACAATGCCATTCTCTGGGTAAAGAAGAAGAAATGCAAGACCACCTTGGAGCGAACCCCGAAGACCGAGGAACTCTATCAGGTAATCGCCCGTGCCGAACAATGGCTCCGTGCCCACGCCGTAACGGTTCCCCTCATTAAGTGGGAAACGAAGACGTGGGGGGAGATTCCCGCGGATTTTGGTAGAAAGTAG
- a CDS encoding porin family protein, with amino-acid sequence MKKNIILLFLFICAISANAQRFAGDITLYPRLGINFAKFSDGYSYAKYQNQIEDKTKPVFKFGYDIGIELHRQFDERFGASIGLLFAREGGKLSDYSEETERIKNVIKDSNTSLYYLHLPLLATADIVKWRNSGISIKVGVQPGILVSARNSNETEVYNKKDNIWILDKEKSGRASGNVKSAYKDLNLSIPVGVEYRYKNYSFDLRYNIGLTKVYEYVDDNINNRSILLTIGYGIPL; translated from the coding sequence ATGAAAAAAAATATTATTCTCCTTTTTCTATTTATATGTGCGATTTCTGCAAACGCACAAAGGTTTGCAGGAGACATAACTTTATATCCACGCTTGGGAATAAACTTTGCAAAATTTAGTGATGGTTATTCGTATGCAAAATATCAGAATCAAATAGAGGATAAGACTAAGCCTGTCTTTAAATTCGGTTATGATATAGGTATAGAGCTGCATCGCCAGTTTGATGAAAGGTTTGGAGCATCAATAGGTTTGCTTTTTGCACGTGAGGGTGGCAAGCTATCTGATTATTCCGAAGAAACGGAGCGTATAAAGAATGTGATAAAGGATTCTAATACAAGTCTTTATTATCTGCATCTTCCGCTTTTAGCAACTGCTGACATAGTAAAATGGCGAAATTCGGGTATTTCTATAAAGGTTGGTGTGCAGCCCGGTATATTAGTAAGTGCAAGAAACTCTAATGAAACAGAAGTGTATAATAAGAAAGATAATATATGGATTCTTGATAAGGAAAAGAGCGGACGGGCAAGTGGGAATGTTAAATCTGCGTACAAAGATTTAAACTTGTCAATTCCTGTTGGAGTAGAATATAGATATAAGAATTATTCTTTCGATTTAAGGTATAATATAGGACTGACCAAAGTCTATGAATATGTAGACGACAATATAAATAACAGAAGTATCCTATTGACCATAGGATATGGTATACCTTTATAA
- the ribD gene encoding bifunctional diaminohydroxyphosphoribosylaminopyrimidine deaminase/5-amino-6-(5-phosphoribosylamino)uracil reductase RibD, producing MKQEEIDEMYMRRCLQLAANGEQLAKPNPMVGAVIVSNEGRIIGEGYHVRCGEGHAEVNAFASVRPEDEALLATSTLYVSLEPCSHHGKTPPCADLIIRKGVKRVVCGCIDPFSEVQGRGIQRIQAAGIEVTVGVLERECLEINRKFITFNTHKHPYIILKWAQSKNGKIGHTYLLSSEKEQTETADNGKAYEALRLSTPFTKMLVHKLRAENDAILVGRITEELEHPQLNVREWSGPSPQKIVLSSSLPVSSVPSESSVLPTPLVFSSIESLLNDLYERKLQSLIVEGGASVLQSFIDKRLWDEIRVETAPFIVANGIDAPVLPENIRIAETVNYGNTIITYKPED from the coding sequence ATGAAACAAGAAGAAATAGACGAAATGTATATGCGCCGCTGCCTGCAACTGGCGGCAAACGGCGAGCAACTGGCAAAGCCTAACCCTATGGTGGGTGCCGTAATCGTGAGCAATGAGGGGAGAATCATCGGCGAAGGCTACCACGTGCGCTGCGGCGAGGGACACGCAGAGGTAAATGCGTTTGCATCCGTGCGACCCGAGGACGAAGCTCTGCTTGCAACGTCCACTCTATACGTGAGCCTTGAACCTTGTTCGCACCACGGAAAGACACCACCCTGCGCCGACCTGATTATCAGAAAAGGCGTGAAGCGAGTGGTCTGTGGCTGCATAGACCCGTTCTCCGAAGTACAGGGGCGCGGCATTCAGCGCATTCAGGCAGCGGGAATAGAGGTTACCGTGGGCGTACTTGAAAGAGAATGCCTCGAAATCAACAGGAAGTTCATTACCTTCAACACGCATAAGCATCCCTACATCATACTGAAATGGGCGCAGAGCAAGAACGGAAAGATAGGACACACATACCTCCTTTCCTCCGAAAAAGAGCAAACGGAAACGGCCGACAACGGCAAAGCGTATGAGGCGTTAAGGCTGTCTACGCCTTTCACAAAGATGCTGGTACACAAGCTGAGAGCCGAGAACGATGCGATATTAGTGGGCAGAATCACGGAAGAATTGGAGCATCCACAGCTCAACGTGCGCGAATGGAGCGGCCCAAGTCCACAAAAGATAGTCCTTTCCTCCTCACTCCCAGTCTCATCCGTCCCATCCGAATCCTCCGTTCTCCCCACGCCACTCGTCTTTTCTTCTATCGAATCGCTGCTGAACGACCTTTACGAGCGAAAGCTGCAAAGCCTCATCGTGGAGGGAGGAGCAAGTGTTCTCCAATCCTTCATCGATAAAAGGCTATGGGACGAGATAAGAGTGGAAACGGCTCCTTTCATCGTTGCCAACGGAATTGACGCACCTGTATTGCCCGAGAATATAAGGATTGCGGAAACAGTAAACTACGGAAACACCATCATTACCTATAAACCGGAGGATTGA
- the prmC gene encoding peptide chain release factor N(5)-glutamine methyltransferase yields MSYQELCQRLSNVYPQGEAQAVVRTVLDMRFGLSLTDIYTGKVNELSSEDAAELEKIMLRLEQAEPVQYVLGEAEFLNRTFRVEPGVLIPRPETEVLCRWIASDCNRPYCALQPPAPLQILDVGTGSGCIAVSLSLDIPNSEVTAWDISGDALLIARNNAISLGASVNFQLQDALSAPENAHSVDIIVSNPPYICDYERKDMARNVLDFEPETALFVPDDNPLLFYRAIAEYGTEALRKGGALYFETNPLHIDAVVDMMKVLGYSLIEMREDQFGKRRFTKAIML; encoded by the coding sequence ATGTCATATCAGGAATTATGCCAGCGATTGTCGAACGTTTATCCACAAGGCGAGGCACAAGCCGTCGTCCGTACTGTGCTCGATATGCGTTTCGGACTCTCGCTGACCGATATTTATACAGGCAAAGTTAATGAATTATCCTCAGAAGATGCTGCCGAACTCGAAAAAATAATGCTCCGTCTGGAACAGGCAGAGCCGGTTCAGTATGTTCTCGGCGAGGCAGAGTTTCTGAATCGCACGTTCCGTGTGGAGCCGGGCGTGCTTATTCCTCGTCCCGAAACGGAAGTACTCTGCCGTTGGATAGCCTCGGACTGCAATCGTCCGTACTGCGCTCTTCAGCCGCCTGCGCCATTGCAGATACTCGATGTCGGGACAGGCAGCGGCTGCATTGCCGTATCTTTGTCGCTGGACATTCCCAATTCCGAAGTAACGGCGTGGGATATATCCGGCGATGCGCTCTTGATTGCACGCAACAATGCCATCAGTCTCGGCGCAAGCGTGAACTTTCAACTGCAAGATGCGCTTTCTGCGCCGGAAAATGCCCATTCCGTGGATATTATTGTGAGCAATCCTCCTTATATTTGCGACTACGAACGAAAGGATATGGCACGGAACGTATTGGACTTTGAACCTGAAACGGCATTGTTTGTGCCCGACGATAATCCGTTGCTCTTCTATCGTGCGATTGCCGAATACGGAACGGAGGCATTGCGAAAGGGTGGTGCGCTCTATTTTGAAACCAATCCGTTGCATATCGATGCTGTTGTCGATATGATGAAAGTATTGGGATATTCTCTGATTGAAATGCGGGAAGACCAGTTCGGCAAGCGAAGATTCACCAAAGCCATAATGCTATGA
- a CDS encoding regulatory protein RecX produces MIQKKPMTEAAALKKLGDLCARSEHCSGEMAEKMRKWGIAKDAQERILDYLIDHKYIDDSRFTQSFVHDKIVYNKWGRRKIEQALWLKKVPESISRPILDEVEDGEYLAVLRPLLKSKYPTIKAETDYERSVKLIKFAMGRGFTLDLIRKCIDDAPLVDDADLDFEDGEDD; encoded by the coding sequence ATGATACAGAAGAAACCGATGACCGAGGCGGCAGCTTTGAAGAAACTGGGCGACCTCTGTGCGAGAAGCGAGCATTGTTCGGGCGAAATGGCAGAGAAAATGCGCAAGTGGGGAATTGCCAAAGACGCTCAGGAGCGCATCCTCGACTATCTCATTGACCATAAATATATCGACGATTCGCGCTTCACGCAGTCTTTTGTACACGACAAAATCGTTTACAACAAATGGGGGCGCAGGAAGATTGAGCAGGCGTTGTGGCTGAAGAAAGTGCCGGAGAGCATTTCCCGGCCTATTCTCGACGAAGTGGAAGACGGCGAATACCTTGCAGTCTTGCGCCCATTGCTGAAAAGTAAGTATCCGACAATCAAAGCCGAGACCGATTATGAGCGTTCCGTGAAGCTGATTAAGTTTGCTATGGGGCGTGGTTTCACACTCGACCTGATACGGAAGTGCATAGACGATGCGCCGTTAGTGGACGATGCCGACCTTGATTTTGAAGATGGAGAAGACGATTAG
- a CDS encoding ComF family protein translates to MEKTISVWSRLFDLIAPRACPVCGRRMSITEVALCGACNFTLPRTGYQKSPLDNELARLFWGRIPVEKCATFFFYKPHSPSSHLIYKLKYYDHPEIGEELGEMLAEEYLPSGFFDGITMILPTPLARKRIRQRGYNQSLEIAKGVAKVTGLPICEKAVRRRNFTESQTRKGRWQRNENVEKDFELLNTDILENQHVLLIDDVITTGATLSAFGKEIAKAKNVKISILALGFAKS, encoded by the coding sequence ATGGAGAAGACGATTAGCGTTTGGTCGCGCCTGTTCGACCTCATTGCTCCCCGTGCCTGTCCCGTGTGCGGCAGACGGATGAGCATTACCGAAGTGGCATTGTGTGGTGCCTGCAACTTCACGCTGCCGAGAACTGGCTATCAGAAATCTCCACTTGACAACGAACTGGCACGGCTCTTTTGGGGCAGAATACCTGTGGAAAAGTGTGCAACTTTCTTCTTTTACAAGCCCCATTCGCCTTCGAGCCATCTCATCTACAAACTGAAATACTACGACCATCCCGAGATAGGAGAGGAATTGGGCGAAATGCTCGCCGAGGAATACCTGCCGTCGGGCTTCTTCGACGGTATCACGATGATTCTTCCCACACCTCTTGCCCGCAAGCGCATCCGTCAGCGGGGCTACAATCAGAGTCTGGAGATAGCCAAGGGCGTGGCAAAAGTTACGGGACTGCCCATTTGCGAGAAGGCCGTGAGGCGAAGAAACTTCACGGAAAGCCAAACGAGAAAAGGCCGATGGCAGCGAAATGAGAACGTAGAAAAGGACTTTGAGCTGTTGAACACCGACATTCTGGAAAACCAGCACGTGCTTCTGATAGACGACGTGATTACGACTGGTGCCACGCTGTCGGCATTCGGAAAGGAAATAGCCAAGGCTAAGAACGTAAAAATCAGCATCCTTGCTTTGGGATTCGCCAAAAGTTAA
- the pyrE gene encoding orotate phosphoribosyltransferase encodes MEDLKKTFAGKLLGIKAIKLQPNDPFTWASGWKSPFYCDNRKTLSFHDVRSFVKLELTHAVLAHFPEATAVAGVATGAIAQGVLVADELAMPYAYVRPKPKDHGMKNQIEGELPAGSKVVVVEDLISTGGSSLKAVAALREAGFEVVGMVASYTYGFPVAEAAFSEAGVKLVTLTDYKSVVEKALEIGYIKADEVPMLDEWRKDPANWKK; translated from the coding sequence ATGGAAGATTTGAAGAAAACATTTGCAGGCAAACTGCTCGGAATCAAGGCTATCAAGTTGCAGCCGAACGACCCTTTCACGTGGGCGAGCGGTTGGAAGTCTCCTTTCTATTGCGACAACCGAAAGACATTATCGTTCCACGATGTACGTTCATTCGTAAAACTGGAACTCACTCACGCCGTCTTGGCTCACTTTCCTGAAGCTACGGCCGTTGCAGGTGTAGCCACCGGTGCCATTGCGCAGGGTGTTCTGGTGGCCGATGAGTTGGCAATGCCCTACGCATACGTTCGTCCGAAGCCGAAGGACCACGGAATGAAGAACCAGATTGAGGGCGAGTTGCCGGCAGGTTCGAAGGTAGTGGTGGTGGAAGACCTCATTTCCACCGGCGGCTCTTCGCTGAAAGCCGTTGCCGCCTTGCGCGAAGCCGGTTTTGAAGTAGTGGGTATGGTGGCATCCTACACCTATGGTTTCCCCGTAGCTGAAGCGGCATTCAGCGAAGCCGGCGTGAAACTCGTAACGCTCACGGACTATAAGAGCGTGGTGGAGAAGGCCTTGGAAATCGGTTATATCAAGGCAGATGAAGTTCCTATGCTCGACGAATGGCGCAAGGATCCTGCAAACTGGAAGAAATAA
- a CDS encoding SRPBCC family protein, whose protein sequence is MSKFESSVKQIAYPQQNVYNMLSDLTNIERVKDKVPEDKLNDLTFDKDTISVSVPPVGQITMRIIEREEPKMIKFASENSPLSFNFWIQVLPTDEANSKMRLTIDADIPFFAKAMVSGPLQEGIEKIADALAMIPYQE, encoded by the coding sequence ATGAGTAAATTTGAAAGTAGCGTAAAGCAGATTGCTTATCCTCAGCAGAATGTATATAATATGCTGAGCGATCTGACGAATATAGAACGTGTGAAAGACAAGGTGCCGGAAGACAAGTTGAACGATTTGACGTTCGACAAGGACACCATTTCCGTGAGTGTGCCGCCGGTCGGACAGATAACGATGCGTATCATCGAGCGCGAAGAACCGAAGATGATCAAGTTTGCGAGCGAGAACTCGCCGTTGTCTTTCAACTTCTGGATTCAGGTGCTGCCGACGGATGAGGCTAATTCCAAGATGCGCCTGACGATAGATGCCGACATTCCATTCTTCGCAAAGGCTATGGTGTCGGGTCCGTTGCAGGAAGGCATCGAGAAGATAGCCGATGCGCTGGCAATGATTCCCTATCAGGAATAA